Proteins encoded within one genomic window of Castellaniella sp.:
- a CDS encoding YqaE/Pmp3 family membrane protein, which yields MRLLIALLLPWLTFFTIGRPFAGIFCLILQITLIGWVPAAIWAVYALSQYKTDQKIAKAFGSRS from the coding sequence ATGCGACTTCTTATTGCGCTGTTGCTACCTTGGCTTACGTTTTTCACAATCGGACGGCCGTTCGCCGGTATCTTTTGTCTGATCTTGCAAATTACGCTTATCGGTTGGGTGCCTGCGGCTATTTGGGCTGTGTATGCGCTGAGTCAGTACAAGACCGACCAGAAGATTGCCAAGGCATTTGGAAGCCGCAGCTAG
- a CDS encoding GNAT family N-acetyltransferase produces MLDGSGLHYGKGFGFLGFYIVVPECRGRGYGLPLWDRALEQFGTRNIGLDGVKDQQDNYRKSGFNLAYSNIRYVWNKRVPAGPTTTPFIVPVDQVRMDTLTSYDRLCFSVPRPDFLEAWTQQPDSVTLVWQENEAIRGYGAIRQCREGWKVGPLFADHPGIAEHLLLALCDGLPDQDSIYLDVPEVNKEAIRLATGLGMHEVFGTARMYNRYSPDIATQRIFGVTSFELG; encoded by the coding sequence GTGCTTGATGGCTCGGGCTTGCATTACGGCAAAGGGTTCGGTTTTCTGGGTTTCTATATCGTCGTCCCTGAATGCCGTGGGCGCGGCTATGGTCTGCCCCTGTGGGATCGCGCACTTGAACAATTCGGCACACGAAATATCGGTCTGGATGGCGTCAAGGATCAGCAAGACAATTATCGAAAATCCGGATTCAATCTGGCGTACAGCAATATCCGCTATGTCTGGAATAAGCGTGTACCTGCTGGACCAACAACAACGCCTTTCATCGTTCCTGTCGATCAGGTCCGCATGGATACGCTGACAAGCTATGATCGGTTGTGTTTTTCAGTACCGCGCCCGGATTTTCTAGAAGCCTGGACGCAGCAGCCTGATTCAGTCACGCTAGTGTGGCAAGAAAACGAAGCGATACGTGGCTACGGAGCCATTCGTCAATGCCGCGAAGGGTGGAAGGTCGGCCCCTTATTTGCAGATCATCCAGGCATCGCAGAGCACCTGCTGCTGGCGTTATGTGACGGGCTCCCGGATCAGGACTCGATCTATCTGGACGTGCCTGAAGTGAATAAGGAAGCGATTCGCCTGGCTACCGGTCTGGGCATGCACGAAGTGTTCGGTACTGCCCGCATGTATAACCGTTATTCTCCCGACATCGCCACGCAGCGTATATTTGGCGTGACCAGCTTTGAATTAGGTTAG
- a CDS encoding DNA/RNA non-specific endonuclease, whose translation MSRKKSRRRPTKPKKSVRSRSRAFFVSFAVSFVVASCAINPQLLDRIPIGPILTEIGLSSAAQSPAQVVATGARIQTSFGQCRQFFPGKQPPSVPSGPALRELCYDAFAILYSGRTKTSVFVAQGLNRGMLQQAQGISRTDRFFADARLPRSERAELDDYRGSGYDRGHMAPAGDMHTNEAMAQSFSLANIVPQDAQHNREAWSQIEADTRKYVMRARGNVYVFTGPLYIGQPQTIGAGRVAVPTHLFKLVYDATTGRSWVHWHTNSQNTKVGPPISYEEFVRRTGLQLLETA comes from the coding sequence ATGAGTAGAAAGAAGTCGCGCCGCCGCCCAACAAAGCCCAAAAAGAGCGTCCGTAGCCGTAGTCGGGCGTTTTTTGTATCTTTCGCTGTATCGTTTGTCGTCGCCAGTTGCGCGATCAATCCGCAGCTTCTTGATCGGATTCCGATTGGTCCAATCCTGACAGAGATCGGATTGTCCAGCGCGGCACAGAGCCCAGCGCAAGTCGTGGCGACTGGCGCACGGATTCAAACCAGCTTTGGCCAGTGCCGCCAGTTCTTCCCAGGCAAGCAGCCGCCGAGCGTGCCGTCCGGCCCGGCGCTGCGAGAGCTTTGCTACGATGCCTTCGCCATTCTGTATAGCGGTCGGACGAAAACGTCGGTATTTGTTGCCCAAGGCCTGAATAGGGGGATGCTCCAGCAGGCCCAGGGCATCAGCCGAACGGATCGGTTTTTTGCGGACGCACGCCTGCCGCGATCCGAGCGCGCAGAGCTTGATGACTACCGAGGTTCCGGCTACGACCGGGGCCACATGGCGCCAGCCGGTGACATGCATACTAATGAGGCGATGGCGCAGAGTTTCAGCCTGGCCAACATCGTGCCGCAGGACGCCCAGCACAACAGGGAAGCATGGAGTCAGATCGAGGCAGACACGCGCAAGTACGTCATGCGGGCCAGGGGCAATGTCTATGTGTTCACCGGGCCTCTTTATATCGGCCAGCCGCAAACCATTGGGGCAGGGCGCGTGGCCGTGCCGACGCATCTATTCAAGCTGGTCTACGATGCGACGACAGGTCGATCATGGGTGCATTGGCATACCAATAGTCAGAATACGAAGGTCGGGCCGCCGATCAGCTATGAGGAGTTTGTGCGCAGGACGGGGCTGCAGTTGCTGGAGACTGCCTGA
- the clcA gene encoding H(+)/Cl(-) exchange transporter ClcA: MPQPPHVSPSNQRFRLQHLLKLRETQMVSLRILLLAALVGTLAGLVGALFQRGTAWIFSARPAFITQHLSGSWLLIPALFALSALLAMLAYYLVHRFAPETSGSGVPEIEGAVQDLRPTRWRRVLPVKFIGGLGSLGSGLVLGREGPTIQMGANLGQMITEKFKVHDGDSRHILLLAGAAGGLAAAFNAPLAGILFVIEEMRPQFKYNLISIKAVVLGSVCATIMMRLLNGQAAILQVGQFSTAPLKTLWLYLVLGLCIGVAGIAFNRCLLFLQDVFQRFYQGKCLRFVLTGGLLGGVFGVVGLYMPAIVGEGYDVIHQTMAGGVALPMLALFFVLRFFTSTLSFSSRAPGGIFSPLLALGTLFGGAFGYVALDWFPGYGLEVGAFGIAGMGALFAATVRAPITGILLVLEMTDNYQLILPMIITCLGATIVAQYLGGRPLYTVLLEKTLAASARDKAAETGASA; encoded by the coding sequence ATGCCCCAGCCCCCCCATGTTTCGCCTTCAAATCAGCGTTTCCGTCTTCAGCATTTGCTGAAACTACGGGAAACGCAGATGGTTTCGTTGAGGATTTTGCTGCTGGCGGCGCTAGTGGGGACTTTAGCCGGGCTGGTGGGAGCCTTGTTCCAGCGTGGGACGGCTTGGATTTTCAGTGCCAGGCCTGCTTTCATTACTCAGCATCTGAGCGGCAGTTGGTTGCTGATTCCGGCTTTGTTTGCGCTGTCGGCCCTGCTGGCCATGCTGGCCTATTATCTTGTGCATCGTTTTGCGCCAGAGACCAGTGGTTCGGGTGTGCCAGAGATCGAGGGGGCTGTGCAGGATTTGCGTCCCACGCGGTGGCGTCGTGTGCTGCCGGTGAAATTCATCGGTGGCCTGGGTTCTCTGGGGTCCGGCCTGGTGCTGGGGCGTGAGGGCCCTACGATTCAAATGGGCGCGAACCTGGGGCAGATGATCACCGAGAAATTCAAGGTTCACGATGGTGATTCGCGGCATATCTTGTTGCTGGCTGGGGCGGCAGGCGGGCTGGCAGCGGCGTTCAATGCGCCCCTGGCCGGGATTTTGTTTGTCATCGAGGAAATGCGCCCGCAGTTCAAATATAATCTGATCTCCATTAAAGCCGTGGTGCTGGGGTCGGTCTGCGCCACGATCATGATGCGTTTGCTAAATGGCCAGGCTGCAATTTTGCAGGTGGGGCAGTTTTCCACGGCGCCGCTGAAGACTTTATGGCTGTATCTGGTGCTGGGCTTGTGCATAGGGGTGGCAGGGATTGCATTCAATCGCTGCCTGCTGTTCTTGCAGGATGTTTTCCAGCGTTTTTACCAGGGTAAATGCTTGCGGTTTGTCCTGACTGGCGGACTGCTTGGCGGGGTCTTTGGTGTGGTGGGCCTGTATATGCCGGCCATTGTTGGTGAAGGCTACGATGTGATCCATCAGACCATGGCGGGTGGTGTGGCCTTGCCCATGCTGGCTTTGTTTTTTGTGCTGCGGTTTTTTACCTCGACGCTCAGCTTCAGTTCGCGTGCGCCTGGCGGTATTTTCTCGCCCTTGTTGGCGCTGGGCACTTTGTTTGGCGGGGCATTCGGTTACGTGGCGCTGGATTGGTTTCCCGGCTATGGTCTTGAAGTCGGTGCCTTTGGGATTGCCGGGATGGGGGCCTTATTTGCAGCTACCGTGCGTGCGCCCATTACGGGGATTTTGCTGGTGTTGGAGATGACCGATAACTATCAACTGATCCTGCCCATGATTATTACCTGCCTGGGGGCGACGATAGTGGCCCAGTACCTGGGAGGGCGGCCCTTGTATACGGTGTTGCTGGAAAAAACGCTGGCAGCCAGCGCGCGCGACAAAGCCGCTGAAACGGGTGCCAGTGCATGA
- a CDS encoding M10 family metallopeptidase C-terminal domain-containing protein has protein sequence MALPQWTDQQVFNQMNSGSTWNNQVITYAFPQLASQFGPDLADEAAGFSPINAAQLPLVNLSMMLWDDLIAPHIMQGSVQAANIAVSNTSNTDGYAFALYPKDGGSVWFSSKYENLQAPKVGEDSFITFVHEVGHALGLNHMGDYNGEDNDGPSSYQDSDLLSIMSYYGPGMNDGEGQVAWGNWLGHSAQTPMLNDIMVIQELYGADVTTRAENTVYGFGSNIQGPTAQIYDFSINQHPILTIYDASGNDTLNLSGWGTDGMVDLRPGHYSSVNGMTQNLAIAYGTIIENAITGAGHDVLRGNAANNYLDGGAGWDNALFLGSYADYGLRYDVLSREYTVQDTVADRDGTDTLLNIEVADFSDFGGNLNDLTPAVHRFYNTELNAHFYTSNNDEASAVAQTGGFQYEGTSFERSVNGADTVSVQRFFNVDTGDHFYTAGPAEADHLREAGGAWQYEGVAFKAYATKVDGTTELYRFVNKESGTHFYTVDIAEMDAVMLSGYFNYEGVAFYVTA, from the coding sequence ATGGCCCTCCCGCAATGGACTGACCAGCAGGTCTTCAATCAGATGAACTCTGGCAGCACTTGGAACAATCAGGTCATTACCTATGCGTTTCCACAATTGGCCAGCCAATTCGGGCCGGATCTTGCCGACGAAGCAGCTGGGTTTTCGCCGATCAATGCCGCCCAGTTGCCCCTGGTCAACTTAAGCATGATGCTTTGGGATGACTTGATTGCGCCCCATATCATGCAGGGGTCTGTGCAGGCCGCCAATATTGCAGTCAGCAATACATCCAATACAGACGGCTACGCTTTTGCCCTTTATCCGAAGGATGGCGGCAGCGTCTGGTTTTCATCTAAGTACGAAAATCTTCAGGCACCTAAGGTCGGGGAAGACAGTTTCATCACCTTTGTCCACGAAGTCGGTCATGCCCTGGGTCTGAATCATATGGGGGATTACAACGGCGAAGACAATGATGGCCCGTCGTCCTATCAGGATAGCGATCTTCTGTCGATCATGTCGTACTACGGTCCCGGCATGAACGATGGTGAAGGCCAGGTTGCCTGGGGCAATTGGTTGGGGCATTCCGCCCAGACCCCCATGTTGAATGACATCATGGTGATTCAGGAGTTATATGGCGCCGATGTGACGACCCGGGCGGAAAATACCGTTTATGGTTTTGGTTCCAATATTCAGGGGCCCACCGCCCAGATCTACGATTTTTCCATCAACCAGCACCCCATTCTGACGATTTATGATGCGAGCGGAAACGACACCTTGAATCTTAGCGGCTGGGGCACCGACGGCATGGTGGATCTGCGGCCCGGCCATTATTCCTCGGTAAATGGCATGACGCAGAATCTTGCCATCGCCTATGGAACCATCATCGAAAACGCCATCACGGGCGCCGGTCATGATGTCTTGCGGGGCAATGCGGCCAATAATTACCTGGATGGCGGCGCGGGCTGGGATAATGCTTTATTCCTGGGCAGCTATGCGGACTACGGCCTGCGCTATGACGTCTTAAGCCGCGAGTATACGGTTCAGGATACGGTGGCAGACCGTGATGGCACGGATACCTTGCTGAATATCGAAGTCGCCGACTTCAGTGATTTTGGGGGGAATCTCAACGATCTGACCCCGGCGGTGCACCGTTTTTATAATACTGAACTGAATGCCCATTTCTATACGTCCAATAACGACGAGGCCTCGGCTGTAGCTCAGACGGGTGGCTTTCAGTACGAGGGCACAAGCTTCGAGCGTAGCGTCAACGGGGCGGATACCGTGTCTGTGCAGCGGTTCTTCAATGTAGATACTGGCGACCATTTTTATACAGCGGGTCCTGCAGAAGCGGATCATCTGCGTGAAGCTGGCGGTGCATGGCAATACGAGGGCGTTGCTTTCAAGGCCTATGCAACTAAGGTCGACGGTACGACGGAACTCTATCGCTTTGTCAATAAAGAGTCAGGTACGCACTTCTATACCGTCGATATAGCTGAGATGGACGCAGTCATGTTAAGTGGTTATTTCAACTATGAAGGCGTAGCCTTCTATGTGACTGCTTGA
- a CDS encoding FAD:protein FMN transferase — translation MTRTSPTRRRFLGIAAASAALLGSTPLYAALQRPDDLPSLTTWHGIALGANAQMQLLHPDPRQAEQLIQLAIGEIHRLEQIFSLYRDDSALVRLNRTGQLDRPPADLCRLLSEACALAELTGGYFDPTVQPLWDWYVRQGLHPAAAQPDTIRQALATVDYQAIDNRQDRIRLTRPGMAITLNGIAQGYITDRVTELLRANGLEHAMIDLGEARSLGRPDPSRPWRAGLADPTDTSRLLSTIELHNQALATSSGSGTLMDAHGVQTHLFDPHTGSAIPRWRSVSVRANDATTADALSTAFSLMQEQQIRSIVVGFPAQAWLLPSGTDQLVKLG, via the coding sequence ATGACCCGGACATCCCCCACCCGCCGACGTTTTCTGGGCATTGCCGCCGCCAGTGCCGCCCTGCTGGGGTCCACCCCGCTGTATGCTGCCCTGCAGCGCCCAGATGACTTGCCCTCACTGACGACCTGGCACGGTATTGCCCTGGGCGCAAACGCACAAATGCAGTTGCTGCACCCCGACCCCAGACAAGCGGAACAGTTGATCCAGTTGGCCATCGGCGAGATCCACCGTCTGGAACAGATCTTCAGTCTGTACCGCGACGACAGCGCGCTGGTACGGCTAAATCGGACCGGCCAGCTCGATCGCCCGCCCGCCGATCTGTGCCGTCTGTTGTCGGAAGCCTGTGCCCTGGCCGAACTGACTGGCGGATATTTCGACCCCACCGTCCAGCCGCTATGGGACTGGTATGTGCGCCAGGGCCTGCATCCCGCAGCCGCTCAGCCAGACACCATCCGACAAGCCCTGGCTACAGTCGACTACCAGGCGATCGACAACCGCCAGGACCGCATCCGCCTGACCCGCCCCGGCATGGCAATCACCCTGAATGGCATTGCCCAGGGCTATATCACTGATCGCGTCACCGAGCTACTGCGCGCCAATGGCCTGGAACACGCCATGATCGACTTGGGCGAAGCCCGCAGCCTGGGCCGTCCCGACCCCAGCCGCCCCTGGCGTGCCGGCCTGGCGGACCCAACAGATACAAGCAGGCTATTAAGCACCATAGAACTCCACAACCAGGCCCTGGCCACCTCCAGCGGCTCCGGCACCCTGATGGACGCTCATGGGGTTCAAACCCACCTGTTCGATCCGCATACAGGCAGTGCTATCCCCCGCTGGCGCAGCGTCAGCGTGCGCGCAAACGATGCCACCACGGCAGATGCGCTATCCACGGCCTTTAGTCTGATGCAAGAACAGCAAATTCGTAGTATAGTAGTGGGCTTTCCTGCACAGGCATGGTTATTGCCTTCTGGCACTGATCAGCTGGTGAAGTTGGGTTGA
- a CDS encoding nitrous oxide reductase accessory protein NosL, with amino-acid sequence MTLITTRRLLQAAAMAGCLLLAACGGSAPSGPPPEPQLLTDQAVGHYCGMNLTEHIGPKGQILLRDQDQAVWFSTIREVFAYTLLPEEPKTIVAIYVQDMGQADPNGNPPADAWIDARTAHFLIESRAVGGMGAPDALPFARSEDAQAFAQRHGGRVLSFQDVPEDYILRYQEPSPSALRLTDTDTAPKGSS; translated from the coding sequence ATGACCTTGATCACAACCCGCCGCCTGCTGCAGGCGGCTGCGATGGCAGGGTGCCTGCTGCTGGCCGCCTGTGGCGGCAGCGCCCCATCCGGCCCCCCGCCCGAGCCTCAGCTCCTGACTGATCAGGCCGTGGGGCATTACTGCGGCATGAACCTGACCGAGCATATCGGCCCCAAGGGCCAGATCCTGCTGCGCGACCAGGATCAGGCAGTCTGGTTTTCCACCATCCGTGAAGTCTTTGCCTATACCCTGCTGCCCGAAGAGCCCAAGACCATCGTGGCCATTTACGTGCAGGATATGGGTCAGGCCGATCCCAACGGAAATCCGCCCGCCGATGCCTGGATCGATGCCCGCACGGCACATTTTCTGATTGAAAGCCGCGCTGTGGGCGGCATGGGCGCACCCGACGCCCTGCCCTTTGCCCGCAGCGAAGACGCCCAGGCTTTCGCCCAGCGCCACGGTGGTCGCGTGCTTAGCTTTCAGGATGTGCCGGAAGACTACATCCTGCGCTACCAGGAACCCAGCCCATCGGCCCTGCGCCTGACTGATACCGATACCGCCCCCAAAGGTTCATCATGA
- a CDS encoding ABC transporter permease: MNPTLILMRKEIRDGLRNRWVLAVAILLAMLALSLGFLGSAPTGSVKVDPLTVTVVSLSSLSIFLVPLIAMLLSYDAIVGEIDRGTMNLLLSYPISRRQVMSGKFCGHLTILALAIGAGYGVAGLTLQLAFGGLDLSAWGPFAMLIAASVLLGAAFLSMGYLISALVQERPTAAGIAIGVWLFLVVIYDMALLGILVVDQGRLITAPILNIILLLNPTDVYRLLNLTGHENIAMFAGMAGLSGQASLSLGWLLLAQLLWIAIPLALAARAFGRRAL, from the coding sequence ATGAACCCCACTCTGATCCTGATGCGCAAGGAAATCCGCGACGGCCTGCGCAACCGCTGGGTACTGGCTGTCGCTATCTTATTGGCCATGTTGGCACTGTCACTGGGTTTTCTGGGTAGCGCCCCTACCGGCAGCGTCAAGGTCGACCCCCTGACCGTCACCGTAGTCAGCCTGTCCAGCCTGTCGATTTTCCTGGTGCCCCTGATCGCCATGCTGCTGTCCTATGATGCCATCGTCGGCGAAATCGACCGGGGCACCATGAACCTGCTGCTGAGCTATCCGATTTCCCGCCGCCAGGTCATGAGCGGAAAATTCTGCGGCCACCTGACCATCCTGGCGCTGGCCATCGGCGCGGGCTATGGCGTGGCCGGCCTGACCCTGCAACTGGCTTTTGGCGGGCTGGATTTATCCGCCTGGGGGCCTTTTGCCATGCTGATTGCCGCCAGCGTACTACTGGGGGCGGCCTTTCTGTCCATGGGCTACCTGATCAGCGCGCTAGTCCAGGAACGTCCGACCGCCGCAGGCATTGCCATTGGCGTCTGGCTATTCCTGGTCGTCATCTATGACATGGCCTTGTTGGGCATCCTGGTCGTCGATCAGGGCCGCCTGATCACAGCCCCGATCCTGAACATCATCTTGTTGCTCAATCCCACCGATGTCTATCGTCTGCTGAACCTGACCGGACATGAAAATATCGCCATGTTCGCCGGCATGGCGGGACTCAGCGGACAAGCCAGTCTGTCCCTGGGGTGGCTGCTGCTGGCCCAACTATTATGGATTGCCATCCCCCTGGCCCTGGCGGCCCGGGCCTTTGGCCGGAGGGCACTATGA
- a CDS encoding ABC transporter ATP-binding protein translates to MTVTAPPIDLHRVTKRYGKQCAVDRISLYLEPGECVILAGHNGAGKSTLIKLILGLIRPESGTVRVLGELAGSRAAARSRRLIGYLPETVALHPSLTGVETLDFYAQLKGLDTRANAALLSRVGIAEASRRRVGGYSKGMRQRLALAQALLGQPRILLLDEPTTGLDPASRLLFYDIVRELRDAGTAILLSTHALAELEGQADRVIVLQKGQKIADGSLAELRRNADLPVRIRLSLSHDPISLPDGWRQISAQRIELSCSQSEKLQHLRAVHAMEHVIDIELEQPGLDEMYAHFLQREDT, encoded by the coding sequence ATGACTGTGACGGCACCCCCGATTGATTTGCACCGCGTCACCAAACGCTACGGCAAGCAGTGCGCCGTTGATCGCATCAGCCTATACCTGGAACCCGGCGAATGTGTGATTCTTGCCGGCCATAACGGTGCCGGTAAAAGCACCCTGATCAAACTCATCCTGGGCCTGATCCGGCCCGAATCCGGTACAGTGCGCGTGCTGGGCGAACTGGCAGGCAGCCGGGCTGCTGCCCGCAGTCGCCGCCTGATCGGCTATCTACCCGAAACCGTCGCCCTGCACCCTTCGCTGACAGGTGTCGAAACCCTGGATTTCTATGCCCAGCTAAAAGGCCTGGATACCCGGGCGAATGCCGCTTTGCTGTCGCGCGTGGGGATTGCCGAGGCCTCACGCCGCCGTGTCGGCGGATACTCCAAAGGCATGCGCCAACGCCTGGCCCTGGCCCAGGCCCTGCTGGGCCAGCCGCGCATCCTGCTGCTGGATGAACCCACCACCGGGCTGGACCCCGCCTCGCGGCTGCTGTTCTACGATATCGTGCGCGAATTGCGCGACGCCGGGACCGCCATTCTGCTGTCCACCCATGCGCTGGCCGAACTCGAAGGCCAGGCTGATCGCGTCATTGTGCTGCAAAAAGGCCAGAAGATCGCCGATGGCAGCTTGGCCGAGCTGCGACGCAACGCCGATCTGCCCGTGCGCATCCGGCTTAGTCTCAGCCACGATCCCATTTCGCTGCCGGACGGCTGGCGCCAGATCAGCGCCCAGCGCATTGAACTCAGTTGCTCGCAATCCGAGAAATTGCAGCATCTGCGCGCAGTACACGCCATGGAACATGTCATCGACATCGAACTGGAACAACCAGGGCTGGACGAAATGTACGCCCACTTCTTGCAGCGCGAGGACACATGA
- a CDS encoding nitrous oxide reductase family maturation protein NosD: protein MRIFRSIPGLGAANMAALLLALAASGVVRAAVLDVPSGTALQAAIQAAAPGDTLRLASGDYPGNLVIDKPLILEGPSDHSAIITGERQGRTIWVQAPDVTLRQLTVRHSGLSLSDMDAGIFLDKTAARAHIENNQILDNSVGVYLWGAQDALVEHNRIIGNTGLRVNERGNGVTVWNAPGSKVLDNHISEGRDGIFSNNSRENVFSRNVFDHLRYAVHYMYTNDSEVSDNLSLGNEVAYAIMFSRRLKIRDNIAVHSTHQGLMLNATDESLVQGNVIVDAEKCVFVYNANLNELTDNHFQDCDIGVHYTGSDGNRIHGNAFVANRNQVKYVGTRFLEWSDAGRGNYWSDAAVFDLDGDGIGDTAYRPNGLIDQVIWRAPNARLLLNSPAVTIVRWAQSQFPAILPGGVIDSAPLMAAPITPTWTRYEALP from the coding sequence ATGCGCATCTTCCGTTCCATCCCCGGTCTGGGGGCAGCCAACATGGCCGCCCTGCTGCTGGCCCTCGCGGCCAGCGGGGTGGTGCGGGCCGCCGTGCTGGACGTCCCGTCCGGCACGGCGCTGCAGGCGGCCATTCAGGCCGCCGCGCCAGGCGATACCTTACGTCTGGCCAGCGGCGATTACCCCGGCAACCTGGTCATCGACAAGCCTCTGATCCTGGAAGGCCCATCGGACCACAGCGCCATCATCACGGGCGAACGCCAAGGCCGCACCATTTGGGTCCAGGCCCCCGACGTCACCCTCAGGCAGTTGACCGTGCGCCATTCAGGCCTGAGCCTGTCCGACATGGACGCCGGTATTTTCCTAGACAAGACCGCCGCCCGCGCCCACATTGAAAACAACCAGATCCTGGATAACTCCGTCGGTGTCTACCTGTGGGGCGCCCAGGACGCGCTGGTCGAACACAACCGCATCATCGGCAACACCGGCCTGCGCGTCAACGAACGCGGCAACGGTGTCACCGTCTGGAATGCACCGGGATCGAAAGTCCTGGACAACCATATCTCTGAAGGCCGAGACGGTATATTTTCCAATAACAGCCGCGAAAACGTCTTCAGCCGCAATGTATTCGATCATCTGCGCTACGCGGTGCACTATATGTACACCAACGACAGCGAGGTCAGCGACAACCTGTCGCTAGGCAACGAAGTTGCCTATGCCATCATGTTCTCACGCCGTCTCAAGATCCGCGATAACATCGCCGTCCACAGCACCCACCAGGGCCTGATGCTGAACGCCACCGATGAATCCCTGGTTCAGGGCAACGTCATCGTCGATGCGGAAAAATGCGTTTTCGTCTACAACGCAAATCTGAACGAACTGACCGACAATCATTTTCAGGACTGCGACATCGGCGTGCACTACACCGGGTCCGATGGCAACCGCATCCACGGCAATGCTTTTGTGGCCAACCGCAACCAAGTCAAATACGTCGGCACCCGATTCCTGGAATGGTCTGACGCAGGCCGTGGCAATTACTGGTCTGACGCCGCAGTCTTCGACCTGGACGGCGACGGCATCGGCGACACCGCCTACCGGCCTAACGGCCTGATCGACCAAGTCATCTGGCGCGCACCCAATGCACGCCTGCTGCTGAATAGCCCCGCCGTGACCATCGTGCGCTGGGCCCAATCCCAATTTCCCGCCATCCTGCCAGGCGGCGTGATCGACAGTGCCCCCTTAATGGCGGCCCCCATCACCCCCACCTGGACCCGCTACGAGGCCCTGCCATGA